A window of Coregonus clupeaformis isolate EN_2021a chromosome 28, ASM2061545v1, whole genome shotgun sequence contains these coding sequences:
- the LOC121543019 gene encoding toll-like receptor 13 has translation MVCDTQKGPVLWLKKLWLFGFHITNISSEQFGCLKNLEQLILSGNQITTVADFTFKELAKLRFLDLQNNKISQITENSFFGLHGLETLILEQNPLETIEAFAFIHLTSLKHVCLGDFQPLPSELESSVSVNLTHIFGVFPQGLMQINISSMWYTLNIIIGSNSTPKPGISLQLSATTVSFQDCWRPFFQSVVSLTAITECLLCGSHFAARYFTSLQYFGFMSVLSAEFVDMTDLNTLVELRYLMLKGVELYRQPGLAIMFHNLTKLETLNLITCRILSLEEEMSRDLHSLRQMSVHIPEEFSVLESFPEPLTNLRYLLLYSFRLDCSCDNAWLIAWAERQPHVQVVFYHPGEADVTCKNENGIQNFARYSAANCSLDVGFVLFLCTSLGLLLFMLVVLLHQLAREYLLAFCHIIRGWLEEAVRRPNPRGRYLYDAFVSYSGRDERWVVEQLLPGLEQRGPPFLRLCLHSRDFQLGKDIVGNITDSLYGSRYTVCVVSRNYLRSNWCSLELRLATLRLLVEQRDILILVFLEDIPPRQLSSHHRLARLVKTRTYLDWPRDLAMQPAFWDRLWTKLVPPEPHPGQ, from the exons ATGGTTTGTGACACTCAAAAGGGTCCCGTTCTGTGGCTGAAAAAACTGTGGCTGTTTGGCTTTCACATCACAAACATTTCCTCAGAGCAGTTTGGTTGCTTGAagaatctggaacagctgattTTGTCAGGAAATCAGATTACCACTGTTGCAGACTTTACATTTAAGGAACTAGCTAAATTGAGGTTCCTAGACCTACAGAATAACAAGATCTCTCAGATAACAGAGAACAGTTTCTTTGGCCTGCATGGCTTGGAGACCCTAATTCTGGAACAAAACCCACTTGAAACAATTGAAGCATTTGCCTTCATCCACCTCACTTCGTTGAAGCACGTATGTTTAGGGGACTTTCAACCTTTGCCTAGTGAATTGGAGAGTAGCGTGAGTGTGAATCTGACACACATATTTGGTGTCTTCCCTCAAGGGTTAATGCAAATTAACATTTCTTCCATGTGGTACACCCTCAACATCATCATCGGCAGCAACAGCACCCCAAAACCAGGGATTTCCCTTCAGCTCAGTGCCACAACTGTATCCTTCCAGGACTGCTGGAGACCGTTTTTCCAGTCCGTCGTCAGCCTCACAGCCATAACAGAATGCCTCCTGTGTGGGTCTCATTTTGCCGCAAGATACTTCACCTCCCTCCAGTACTTTGGCTTCATGTCTGTGCTGTCAGCCGAATTTGTGGACATGACTGACCTGAACACACTTGTGGAGCTGAG GTATCTGATGCTAAAGGGAGTGGAACTCTACCGGCAGCCAGGGCTGGCCATTATGTTCCACAACCTCACCAAGCTGGAGACCCTGAACCTGATCACCTGCAGGATCCTCAgtctggaggaggagatgagtagAGACCTGCATTCCCTCAG GCAGATGTCAGTCCACATCCCAGAGGAGTTCAGTGTGTTGGAGAGCTTCCCAGAGCCGCTGACCAACCTGAGGTACCTGCTACTCTACAGTTTTCGCCTGGACTGCAGCTGTGACAATGCCTGGCTGATCGCCTGGGCCGAGAGACAGCCACATGTCCAGGTCGTCTTTTATCACCCTGGGGAAGCAGATGTGACATGTAAAAACGAGAATGGAATCCAGAACTTTGCCAG GTACTCAGCAGCTAACTGTTCCCTGGACGTGGGCTTTGTCCTGTTCCTCTGCACCTCGCTGGGCCTGCTCCTCTTCATGCTGGTGGTGCTGCTCCATCAGCTGGCTCGGGAATACTTGCTGGCCTTCTGCCACATCATCCGCGGCTGGCTGGAGGAGGCTGTACGGAGGCCCAACCCCAGGGGGCGCTACCTCTATGATGCCTTTGTGTCGTACAGTGGGAGAGACGAGCGCTGGGTGGTGGAGCAGCTGCTTCCAGGCCTGGAGCAGAGGGGGCCTCCCTTCCTGCGTCTATGTCTGCACAGCAGGGATTTCCAGTTGGGGAAGGACATTGTGGGCAACATCACAGACAGCCTCTACG GCAGCCGCTACACCGTGTGTGTGGTGAGTCGTAACTACCTGCGCAGTAACTGGTGCTCCCTGGAGCTGCGGCTGGCCACCCTCCGTCTGCTGGTGGAGCAAAGGGACATCCTTATCTTGGTCTTCCTGGAGGACATCCCCCCTCGCCAGCTGTCTTCCCACCACCGCCTGGCCAGGCTGGTCAAGACCAG GACCTACCTGGACTGGCCCCGGGACCTGGCCATGCAGCCTGCCTTCTGGGACCGTCTGTGGACCAAACTGGTCCCTCCTGAACCACACCCTGGACAGTGA
- the LOC121543020 gene encoding gamma-glutamylcyclotransferase: MSYLTYTILLALLHQQIASKAVPDTAENNGTSVSNTSVTDHFMYFAYGSNLLKERLQLKNPSAVFVTTGSLKDHVIQFGYWKKELLNNTNSWHGGVATIKESKGDVVWGVVWKMDKDNRISLDRQEGVGIGFYSPLDVTINTDEGEVLCRTYQMNNFTAHQTSPPYKQVVCLGAKQNGLPLDYIKKLEAVETNGYSGPSILDDITILKPAGKGKSLLMVPEERR, from the exons ATGTCGTACCTTACTTACACGATTTTACTTGCACTGCTCCATCAACAAATTGCGTCAAAAGCGGTTCCTGACACCGCTGAAAATAATGGAACAAGTGTTTCAAACACATCCGTGACGGACCACTTTATGTATTTCGCCTATGGCAGTAATCTGCTGAAGGAACGACTGCAGCTGAAGAATCCGTCGGCGGTTTTTGTTACAACAggcagtttgaag GATCATGTGATACAATTTGGATACTGGAAGAAAGAGTTATTAAACAACACCAACTCTTGGCATGGTGGTGTTGCTACTATCAAGGAGTCCAAGGGAGATGTGGTCTGGGGAGTGGTCTGGAAGATGGACAAGGACAACCGCATCAGTTTAGATAG GCAGGAAGGAGTGGGAATAGGATTCTACAGTCCACTAGACGTTACCATTAACACAGATGAGGGAGAGGTCCTCTGTCGAACCTACCAGATGAACAACTTCACAGCTCACCAGACCTCGCCTCCATACAAACAG GTTGTTTGTCTTGGAGCGAAACAAAACGGCTTACCTCTGGATTACATTAAGAAGCTGGAGGCAGTGGAAACCAATGGCTACAGCGGTCCGTCTATTTTAGATGACATCACCATATTGAAACCTGCTGGTAAAGGAAAAAGCCTGTTGATGGTACCAGAGGAAAGAAGATGA